A stretch of the Panicum virgatum strain AP13 chromosome 9N, P.virgatum_v5, whole genome shotgun sequence genome encodes the following:
- the LOC120691649 gene encoding 40S ribosomal protein S3a-like, with product MAVGKNKRISKGKKGGKKKIVDPFAKKDWYDIKAPSVFSVRNIGKTLVSRTQGTKIASEGLKHRVFEVSLADLQSDEDQAYRKIRLRAEDIQGRNVLTNFWGMDFTTDKLRSLVRKWQTLIEAHVDVKTTDSYMLRLFCIGFTKRRPNQVKRTCYAQTSQIRQIRRKMVEIMANQASTCDLKELVSKFIPEVIGKEIEKATSSIFPLQNVFIRKVKILKAPKFDLGKLMEVHGDYTKEDVGVKLERPAEGDEAVVGQEAAAAE from the exons atgGCGGTGGGAAAGAACAAGCGGATCAGCAAAGGGAAGAAGGGTGGTAAGAAGAAGAT CGTCGACCCCTTCGCGAAGAAGGATTGGTATGATATCAAGGCGCCCTCCGTCTTCTCCGTGCGCAACATTGGAAAGACGCTCGTGTCCAGGACACAGGGTACTAAG ATTGCTTCTGAGGGTCTGAAGCACCGTGTCTTCGAGGTCTCCCTAGCTGATCTTCAGAGTGATGAAGACCAAGCCTACAGGAAGATCAGGCTCCGTGCTGAAGATATCCAGGGTCGTAATGTCCTTACCAACTTCTGG GGTATGGATTTTACGACCGACAAGCTGCGGTCGCTGGTCAGGAAGTGGCAGACCTTGATTGAGGCCCATGTTGATGTTAAGACCACTGATAGCTACATGTTGCGGCTCTTCTGCATCGGGTTTACAAAGAGGAGACCCAACCAAGTGAAGCGCACTTGCTATGCACAGACCTCACAGATCCGTCAG ATACGCCGTAAGATGGTTGAGATCATGGCCAACCAGGCCTCTACCTGTGACCTGAAGGAGTTGGTGTCCAAGTTTATTCCTGAGGTCATTGGCAAGGAGATTGAAAAAGCTACCTCAAGCATCTTCCCGTTGCAAAATGTCTTCATCCGGAAGGTCAAGATTCTCAAGGCCCCCAAGTTCGACCTTGGGAAACTGATGGAG GTCCATGGGGATTACACAAAGGAGGACGTTGGTGTGAAGCTTGAGAGGCCTGCTGAGGGTGATGAGGCCGTGGTTGGCCAGGAGGCTGCTGCAGCTGAGTAG
- the LOC120690673 gene encoding elongin-C-like isoform X2 — MVGKGEAPAPREPEEEEDTGGVVKLISAEGFEFVVDKKAAMVSNTLRNMLTSPGGFSETRQGEVRFPEISTHILEKICQYFYWSLHYSSCLYCRLNDL, encoded by the exons ATGGTGGGCAAGGGCGAGGCCCCGGCTCCGCgtgagccggaggaggaggaggacaccgGAGGCGTCGTCAAGCTCATCAGCGCCGAGGGTTTCGAGTTCGTCGTCGATAAGAAGGCAGCCATGGTCTCCAACACCCTGCGCAACATGCTCACATCGCCAG GCGGCTTCTCGGAGACGCGCCAGGGCGAGGTCCGCTTCCCGGAGATCTCTACCCACATCCTCGAGAAGATCTGCCAGTACTTCTACTGGTCGCTCCACTACTCCAG
- the LOC120690673 gene encoding elongin-C-like isoform X3: MVGKGEAPAPREPEEEEDTGGVVKLISAEGFEFVVDKKAAMVSNTLRNMLTSPGGFSETRQGEVRFPEISTHILEKICQYFYWSLHYSRLNDL; encoded by the exons ATGGTGGGCAAGGGCGAGGCCCCGGCTCCGCgtgagccggaggaggaggaggacaccgGAGGCGTCGTCAAGCTCATCAGCGCCGAGGGTTTCGAGTTCGTCGTCGATAAGAAGGCAGCCATGGTCTCCAACACCCTGCGCAACATGCTCACATCGCCAG GCGGCTTCTCGGAGACGCGCCAGGGCGAGGTCCGCTTCCCGGAGATCTCTACCCACATCCTCGAGAAGATCTGCCAGTACTTCTACTGGTCGCTCCACTACTCCAG